The following are encoded in a window of Prochlorococcus marinus str. MIT 1013 genomic DNA:
- the infB gene encoding translation initiation factor IF-2: MTSSGKIRIYELSKDLSLDNKDVLDAARKLSIAAKSHSSSISSLEAVQIKDFLKNSNRVKTTNKPTKKLDKEILSVKKSPTKPKNDHKPQLKQNSPGPSNLSQSKLNVPLKPSQTLVKTHESTPSNNQKIEKNKLSDQTQITAPSKPNKPLPPKPRKELKPSISKLDPKTERITQLAKQKKDNKFDNQSLNSEFAKKPTNQAKPNYQQEPKRPLAPPSRPKINIQDKKRIEVNSLKPKTGTNKSEIPSQKVSPGDYQRIKNQNKQNSPSRKTQPPAKGNTLELVGAPIRIEKPTNKYQTNEARKKPLMPSRPGAPKPPVSANRQGLSNRYSSNNRPGGTGPIRPGSQNRQVANRAGVANRPFQGQNQSGSNNRTGGPVRSGSPNRGGGQNRAGVPTRAAGGLNRSNNRPGVPSGMRKPVAPSELMQLQKPQARPNSPQRKAESPTSPRPKRENSSGARPPVNRPTPAAPKKPAHRPGGTATAPRRTGRPDWDDSAKLDALRNKSPQKQRQKVHIIGENDDALTAETSGFAGEQQAVVLSASLARPSKPKSGKRNNGKPLTALKKRKKETTRQRQRRRAMELRAAREAKLVRPEMIVVPEDNLTVQELADMLSVESSEIIKSLFFKGITATVTQSLDLATIETVAEEFGVPVLQDDVEEAAKKTVEMIEEGDLKHLIRRPPVVTVMGHVDHGKTSLLDAIRKARVAAGEAGGITQHIGAYQIETEHDGSTRKLTFLDTPGHEAFTAMRARGTRVTDVAILVVAADDGVRPQTLEAISHARAAKVPIVVAINKIDKEGSSPDRVKQELSEQDLLSEEWGGDVVMVPVSAIKGENIDKLLEMVLLVTEVEDLQANPDRLAKGTVIEAHLDKAKGPVATLLVQNGTLKSGDVVAAGPVLGKVRAMVDENGSRIKEAGPSCPVEALGFSEVPTAGDEFEVYPDEKAARSVVGERATNARAARLAQQMASRRVSLSSISGQASEGELKELNIILKADVQGSLEAILGSLEQLPKDEVQVRVLLSAPGEITETDVDLAAASGAVIVGFNTSMASGAKRAADANGVDVRDYEVIYKLLEDIQLAMEGLLEPEMIEEALGVAEVRAIFSIGKSAVAGCYVTNGKIQRNCRARVKRGKQIVFEGDLDSLKRNKDDVKDVSTGFECGIGCDRFANWEEGDQIEAFKLVTQRRKLTN, translated from the coding sequence ATGACCAGCAGCGGCAAAATCAGAATTTATGAATTGTCCAAGGACTTAAGCCTTGACAATAAAGATGTGCTAGACGCAGCTCGAAAACTCTCTATTGCTGCAAAAAGTCATAGCAGTTCAATAAGCAGTCTTGAAGCTGTTCAAATCAAAGATTTTCTAAAAAACAGTAATAGAGTAAAAACCACCAACAAACCAACTAAGAAATTAGATAAAGAAATTCTTTCAGTAAAAAAAAGTCCTACTAAACCAAAAAATGACCATAAACCTCAGCTCAAGCAAAATTCTCCTGGTCCATCAAATCTTTCACAATCAAAGTTAAATGTCCCTTTAAAACCAAGTCAAACTTTAGTTAAAACTCATGAATCAACTCCCTCAAATAACCAAAAAATAGAAAAAAACAAGCTTTCTGATCAAACACAAATAACCGCCCCCTCTAAACCAAACAAACCATTACCTCCAAAGCCAAGAAAAGAATTAAAGCCATCCATTTCTAAGCTGGACCCCAAAACGGAAAGGATTACACAACTTGCCAAGCAAAAAAAAGATAACAAATTCGACAATCAATCTCTAAATTCTGAATTTGCTAAAAAGCCAACCAATCAAGCAAAACCTAATTATCAACAGGAACCTAAGAGGCCACTAGCACCTCCAAGCAGACCAAAAATAAATATACAAGATAAAAAACGAATAGAAGTCAATAGCCTCAAGCCAAAAACAGGAACTAATAAAAGTGAAATTCCTTCTCAAAAAGTTAGTCCAGGTGATTATCAAAGAATTAAAAATCAAAACAAACAGAACTCGCCTTCAAGGAAAACTCAGCCTCCAGCGAAAGGAAATACTCTTGAACTTGTAGGAGCACCCATACGAATAGAAAAGCCCACAAATAAATACCAGACTAATGAAGCAAGAAAAAAACCATTAATGCCCTCCAGACCTGGCGCTCCAAAACCTCCAGTATCTGCAAATCGTCAAGGATTATCAAACCGATATAGTTCCAATAACAGACCAGGAGGAACGGGGCCAATTCGCCCTGGGTCGCAAAATAGGCAAGTTGCTAATCGAGCTGGAGTAGCCAATCGACCTTTTCAAGGTCAAAATCAGTCAGGGTCTAATAATCGCACTGGTGGGCCAGTTCGTTCTGGATCTCCAAACAGAGGCGGGGGACAAAATAGAGCTGGAGTTCCTACCAGGGCAGCTGGTGGGCTAAACCGCTCTAATAATCGTCCAGGGGTTCCATCTGGCATGAGGAAACCAGTTGCTCCTAGTGAATTAATGCAACTGCAAAAGCCACAAGCCAGACCAAATTCACCTCAAAGAAAAGCTGAATCTCCAACTAGTCCTAGACCTAAACGAGAAAACTCATCGGGAGCAAGGCCACCAGTAAACAGACCCACTCCAGCAGCTCCTAAAAAGCCAGCTCATAGACCAGGAGGTACTGCCACAGCCCCAAGAAGGACAGGGAGGCCTGACTGGGACGATAGTGCAAAGCTTGATGCATTAAGAAATAAATCGCCTCAAAAACAGCGTCAAAAAGTCCACATCATTGGCGAAAATGATGATGCTTTAACCGCAGAAACAAGTGGATTTGCAGGAGAGCAACAAGCAGTAGTTCTCTCCGCAAGCTTGGCTCGACCATCGAAGCCTAAATCCGGGAAGAGAAATAATGGAAAGCCTTTAACTGCTCTGAAAAAACGTAAGAAAGAAACAACTCGTCAAAGACAACGAAGACGGGCGATGGAATTAAGGGCTGCTAGAGAAGCAAAACTTGTAAGGCCTGAAATGATTGTTGTTCCAGAGGATAATCTCACGGTTCAAGAACTTGCTGACATGTTGAGTGTTGAAAGCTCTGAAATAATTAAATCATTATTTTTCAAAGGAATTACTGCGACTGTCACTCAATCGCTAGATCTAGCAACAATCGAAACAGTTGCGGAGGAATTCGGGGTACCTGTTCTTCAAGATGATGTTGAAGAGGCTGCGAAGAAGACCGTTGAAATGATTGAAGAGGGAGATTTAAAACACTTAATCAGAAGACCTCCCGTCGTTACTGTGATGGGACATGTCGACCATGGGAAAACATCTTTACTAGACGCCATTAGAAAAGCGAGAGTAGCGGCAGGAGAAGCTGGCGGTATAACTCAACACATTGGTGCCTATCAAATTGAAACTGAACATGATGGATCTACGAGGAAGCTAACTTTTCTTGACACTCCTGGGCATGAAGCCTTCACAGCGATGAGAGCTAGAGGAACAAGGGTTACAGATGTTGCGATTTTGGTTGTAGCCGCTGATGACGGCGTTAGGCCTCAAACCCTTGAAGCTATTAGCCATGCAAGAGCTGCAAAAGTTCCAATTGTCGTGGCGATCAATAAAATTGATAAAGAAGGATCTTCTCCCGACCGCGTAAAACAAGAATTATCAGAGCAAGATTTATTATCAGAGGAATGGGGTGGAGACGTTGTAATGGTTCCCGTTAGTGCCATTAAAGGCGAAAACATAGATAAACTTTTAGAAATGGTTTTGCTAGTAACTGAAGTAGAGGATTTACAAGCCAACCCAGATAGATTGGCAAAAGGTACAGTCATAGAAGCTCACTTAGACAAAGCGAAAGGTCCTGTTGCCACATTACTAGTCCAAAACGGTACCCTGAAGTCAGGAGATGTAGTAGCAGCTGGTCCCGTGCTTGGCAAAGTAAGGGCGATGGTAGACGAAAATGGATCAAGAATTAAAGAAGCAGGTCCATCTTGTCCCGTAGAAGCCCTTGGATTCAGTGAAGTACCGACTGCCGGTGATGAGTTCGAGGTTTACCCAGATGAAAAGGCAGCAAGATCAGTGGTTGGAGAACGTGCCACAAATGCTCGAGCAGCGCGACTGGCTCAGCAAATGGCTTCAAGGCGAGTATCACTTTCTTCCATATCTGGCCAAGCAAGTGAGGGTGAGCTGAAAGAACTAAATATCATACTCAAAGCAGACGTGCAAGGAAGTTTAGAAGCAATACTTGGTTCTCTAGAACAGCTTCCTAAAGACGAAGTGCAAGTACGAGTATTGCTATCAGCTCCTGGTGAAATTACTGAGACTGACGTTGACTTAGCCGCAGCCTCGGGAGCCGTAATAGTTGGATTCAACACTTCAATGGCATCTGGTGCTAAACGTGCAGCTGATGCAAATGGTGTTGATGTAAGAGACTATGAGGTTATTTATAAACTTTTAGAAGATATCCAATTAGCAATGGAGGGGCTACTAGAGCCTGAAATGATAGAAGAAGCCTTAGGGGTTGCTGAGGTTAGGGCAATATTCTCAATTGGCAAAAGTGCCGTTGCGGGATGCTATGTAACAAATGGAAAAATACAACGTAATTGCAGAGCCAGAGTTAAACGTGGAAAGCAAATCGTTTTTGAAGGCGATCTAGATTCACTGAAAAGAAATAAAGATGATGTAAAAGATGTTTCAACAGGGTTCGAATGCGGAATAGGGTGTGATCGTTTTGCAAACTGGGAAGAGGGAGATCAAATAGAAGCCTTCAAACTTGTAACCCAAAGAAGAAAGTTGACCAATTGA
- a CDS encoding DUF3493 domain-containing protein, producing the protein MTNTNMPESNLDPNLRARLLKESKNPYRGLRRAVWIALFGSAALGFFIMVTNMIGGDTVSSNDLAIQTTALLILGFLLFKDRTKQSDD; encoded by the coding sequence TTGACTAATACGAATATGCCTGAATCTAATTTAGATCCTAATTTAAGAGCTCGACTTTTGAAGGAGTCCAAAAATCCTTATCGAGGATTAAGAAGGGCTGTTTGGATAGCGCTCTTTGGGTCAGCTGCCCTAGGCTTTTTTATTATGGTTACCAATATGATTGGGGGAGATACTGTATCTAGTAATGATCTTGCAATCCAAACCACAGCATTATTAATTCTTGGATTTTTATTATTTAAAGATAGAACTAAACAAAGTGATGATTAG
- the folE gene encoding GTP cyclohydrolase I, which yields MTSTAPNENVKDNLKEQISCKLVSEIIRERIQSNGARFHANDNISDFIQPGELETLEREVATRVRDLLKTLLIDVDNDHNTQETAERVSRMYINEVFKGRYHPQPKVTNFPNDRNLDEIYTLGPITVRSACSHHFVPILGDCWIGIKPGEKVIGISKFARVADWVFSRPHIQEEAVMILADEIERLCEPKGLAILVKAQHYCMKWRGVKEPETSMINSIVRGDFRHDASLKQEFFELVKQQSNFGKNY from the coding sequence ATGACTTCTACTGCTCCAAATGAGAATGTTAAGGATAATTTAAAAGAACAAATTTCTTGCAAATTAGTCTCAGAGATAATTCGTGAACGTATACAATCAAATGGGGCCAGATTTCACGCTAATGATAATATTTCCGATTTTATTCAGCCAGGAGAACTAGAAACTCTTGAGAGAGAAGTTGCTACAAGAGTTAGAGATCTCCTCAAAACTTTGTTGATTGACGTTGATAATGATCACAACACTCAAGAAACTGCAGAACGCGTTTCAAGAATGTATATCAATGAAGTATTTAAAGGCAGGTATCACCCTCAACCGAAAGTTACTAATTTCCCTAACGATAGAAATTTAGATGAGATTTATACGCTTGGTCCAATAACTGTTCGATCTGCATGTTCTCATCACTTTGTTCCAATCCTCGGAGATTGCTGGATAGGAATCAAACCTGGAGAAAAAGTTATTGGAATTTCTAAGTTTGCAAGAGTAGCTGATTGGGTTTTTTCTAGGCCACATATTCAAGAAGAAGCTGTAATGATTCTTGCTGATGAGATAGAGCGCTTGTGCGAACCCAAAGGTCTTGCAATCCTCGTTAAAGCTCAACACTATTGCATGAAATGGAGAGGAGTAAAAGAACCAGAAACCAGCATGATCAATTCAATTGTTAGGGGTGACTTTCGCCATGATGCAAGCTTGAAGCAGGAGTTCTTCGAACTTGTTAAGCAACAATCCAATTTCGGTAAAAATTATTAG